Genomic window (Nymphalis io chromosome 28, ilAglIoxx1.1, whole genome shotgun sequence):
AAGTCCCGTTGACAATATACACATTTATAAGGCCTCACACCAGTGTGCTGACGTACATGCAGATTGAGTCGTGTTTTAAAACGGAATGTTTTGTTGCAATATTCACAAACATACGGCCTTAGGTCTGTATGTATGATAGAATGTGATATCAAATGACGTTTAACCCTAAAACTTTTACCGCACTGTTCGCATATGAATGGTTTTAAGCCAGAGTGTAAGCTTAAGTGAGAGATGAGATTTCCTTTCGCATGGAAGGCTCTTGGACAATGATCGCATTTGTACCGTCTTGTATCTTCGTGTGTCCTCATGTGGGCACTAAGGCTACCTTTGGTGTAATACATTTTACCGCACACGTGACAAGCAAAGTTTCTACTCCTTTCTGTGTGTAAGACTCGATGCTGGTATAGATTCTGTCGGTTTTTAAATACCTTATCGCAAAGATCACATTTGCAATTTGTGTGTTTTTccccatttataatttttatttcctttgatgatttttttgatCCACTGAAAAATATTGCCTTATGTTCTTTTAATTCTTCTGGCGTTTCAAATGATGCACCACAGTACGTACACTTCGTTTTGTAAATGTCTTTATGATCTTTCACTTTGTGTAAATTTAGTTCCGACGTTCTTAAGAATACCTTATTACAGTATTCACAGCAATGTCTCAGTGCACTGTTGTGTGTCCGTACGTGTCTGACAATAGACCTGTATGTACTTACTATTTTCTCAcattcaatacatttaaataaacagcaTTGATTGTGAATTTGGAGAGAATGAAGCTGCAAGGATATTATACTTTGGCAGAGGGCATCACACTTGGCACACCTGCAAGTTTGATTATCCCATGTATTATTCAACGAAATAATATCAATAGGTAGTTCAGTATTATCCGATTCGAATTTGGTATCTTTATTTCTTTTACGGCCAACCTTTTTCTTTttcgctattttttttaaaggtgaATCGCTATCTGATGAGCTCAAGTAGCAATTATTAGACTCGATAAGAAGGTCTTCATAATCTGTGTCGTTTTCAGTCTTTACAGCGCCGTTGTCTCCTGGGTTTTCGTAACATAAGTTGACGGCTTTTTGAAGCAATGCCTCGGGGTTTTCAATAGATTCTTCTACTTTAATCTCTAATTTAGGTCTTTGGAGGTCTTCCCAGTTTGTATTTATGGGTTTCCGTGGAA
Coding sequences:
- the LOC126779189 gene encoding zinc finger protein 260-like; protein product: MSEEEETYCRLCAEPTPVDQLISPEEHEVFTPKVATKLSCINIDISKPNELPKTICFSCFTLLDRTWTFLNNVRTAQEKLKAIFVKRSQKDNEQPSEETSEKLPDIPRKPINTNWEDLQRPKLEIKVEESIENPEALLQKAVNLCYENPGDNGAVKTENDTDYEDLLIESNNCYLSSSDSDSPLKKIAKKKKVGRKRNKDTKFESDNTELPIDIISLNNTWDNQTCRCAKCDALCQSIISLQLHSLQIHNQCCLFKCIECEKIVSTYRSIVRHVRTHNSALRHCCEYCNKVFLRTSELNLHKVKDHKDIYKTKCTYCGASFETPEELKEHKAIFFSGSKKSSKEIKIINGEKHTNCKCDLCDKVFKNRQNLYQHRVLHTERSRNFACHVCGKMYYTKGSLSAHMRTHEDTRRYKCDHCPRAFHAKGNLISHLSLHSGLKPFICEQCGKSFRVKRHLISHSIIHTDLRPYVCEYCNKTFRFKTRLNLHVRQHTGVRPYKCVYCQRDFTNGSNHKKHMYRRHGIDTSSRNKYKIVNKEDNEDTKL